A genome region from Bombilactobacillus bombi includes the following:
- a CDS encoding PTS transporter subunit EIIC yields the protein MASTITTTSTSKRREKFRRAFEMFGRSFLLPVSVLPAAGILQGLGSAFTNPDTVKMYPWMANHAFQFVMGFLSSMGSAAFNNLPVIFAVGVAVGLAKHEKGSAAVSGLLGFLTLHVMLNFLLTSTGKLVNTTGMNPTAAKLALADKMQTSVLGIQTMDLNVFGGIIVGVIVYFVHKHAIKMHVPKVLDFFSGPRLVPILIMPAMSLAAVVLFFVWPTVQTGISALSVAVLKSGTVGTFFYGVIERLLLPFGLHHGLNWPVRTTALGGVFHIAGQEYQGTIAAYMAALAHGGAINPMITRFSSGKFVYNMFGLPAAALAMYSCARPENKKRVGSLLLAAAATSFLTGITEPIEFTFLFVAPALYGIHAILVGITMAATSAMGAAYLTPTGHGLINFIIYGVLQGPRTHWWIMPLAGVFCAIMYYFVFRFAINKFDFQTPGREIDGEITLHGKEETRQKMGVHTLKDEQPKKESSNGKMSTHNQAIELIKAHGGPDNIVSVDACITRLRIDVKNKNLVDSQKIVQQLGAMGFSESGMQMQSIYGGHANVLKMEIQDMLGLTE from the coding sequence ATGGCATCAACCATTACTACAACTTCAACTTCTAAACGCCGAGAAAAATTTCGTCGAGCGTTTGAGATGTTTGGACGTTCATTTTTATTACCAGTGTCGGTTTTACCGGCAGCGGGAATTTTACAGGGTTTAGGATCAGCTTTTACCAATCCTGATACTGTTAAGATGTATCCATGGATGGCTAATCACGCTTTTCAGTTTGTAATGGGTTTCTTATCTAGTATGGGTTCAGCTGCTTTTAATAATTTACCAGTTATTTTTGCTGTTGGTGTTGCTGTGGGGCTAGCCAAGCATGAAAAGGGTTCAGCAGCTGTTTCTGGATTATTAGGTTTTTTAACATTACATGTAATGTTAAATTTTTTACTGACTAGTACTGGCAAATTAGTAAATACAACAGGAATGAATCCGACAGCAGCTAAATTAGCTCTAGCTGATAAAATGCAAACAAGTGTTTTAGGTATTCAAACTATGGATTTGAATGTTTTTGGAGGTATTATTGTCGGTGTTATTGTGTACTTCGTGCATAAACATGCTATTAAGATGCATGTTCCCAAGGTTTTAGATTTCTTTTCTGGACCTCGATTAGTGCCTATTTTAATTATGCCTGCTATGTCTTTAGCAGCAGTAGTTTTGTTTTTCGTTTGGCCAACGGTACAAACAGGAATTTCCGCTTTGTCAGTGGCAGTTTTAAAATCTGGTACTGTAGGCACGTTCTTTTATGGAGTTATTGAAAGGTTACTTTTGCCTTTTGGTTTACATCATGGTTTGAATTGGCCTGTAAGAACTACAGCTTTAGGTGGAGTTTTTCATATTGCTGGTCAAGAATATCAAGGAACTATTGCTGCATATATGGCAGCATTAGCCCATGGTGGAGCAATTAATCCGATGATTACACGTTTTTCTAGTGGTAAGTTTGTTTATAATATGTTTGGTTTACCTGCAGCAGCTTTAGCAATGTATAGTTGCGCACGTCCTGAAAACAAAAAGCGAGTTGGATCGTTATTATTAGCTGCAGCAGCCACTTCTTTTTTAACTGGTATTACTGAACCAATCGAATTTACTTTTTTATTTGTAGCTCCAGCACTTTATGGAATTCACGCTATTTTAGTTGGAATTACAATGGCTGCTACTTCTGCAATGGGGGCTGCGTATTTAACGCCAACAGGTCATGGTTTAATTAATTTTATTATTTATGGTGTATTACAAGGGCCACGAACTCATTGGTGGATTATGCCGTTAGCAGGAGTTTTTTGTGCAATTATGTATTATTTTGTTTTTCGTTTTGCTATTAACAAATTTGATTTTCAAACTCCTGGTCGAGAAATAGATGGTGAAATCACGTTACATGGTAAAGAAGAGACTCGTCAAAAGATGGGTGTTCATACGCTAAAAGATGAACAACCAAAAAAGGAAAGCTCTAATGGTAAAATGTCCACTCATAATCAAGCAATTGAGTTAATTAAGGCTCATGGAGGACCAGATAATATTGTTAGTGTTGATGCCTGTATTACACGATTAAGAATAGATGTCAAAAATAAAAATTTGGTAGATTCTCAAAAAATTGTTCAGCAGTTAGGAGCAATGGGTTTTAGTGAATCTGGTATGCAAATGCAATCCATTTATGGAGGACATGCCAACGTCTTAAAAATGGAAATTCAAGATATGTTAGGACTTACAGAATAA
- a CDS encoding HAD-IIB family hydrolase, whose product MTDLDGTFVYDSHRVRPADQAAFKALQEYYYVGIATGRSLKEIAYIEQQNKLQADCKIAFNGATVINQRAQQLICQPLAYEDLQAVLRYLQQKNLTFDALNGEQRIGNFASTDVQRLWGMELITLKDPFMRVAQETIYKINVRPEVQRFESIAKDMKKRFKNLSLFESNGKRIEITAAGTSKGQALKLLQKSVALPIIGIGDSGNDLAMFQNSDLAICMNHATPKIKAQAKLTIDYFSDLLTYESKFDQLIKEADNV is encoded by the coding sequence ATGACAGATTTAGATGGTACATTTGTATATGATTCACATCGTGTTCGTCCAGCAGATCAAGCAGCATTTAAAGCTCTTCAAGAATATTATTATGTAGGCATTGCCACAGGTCGTTCACTAAAAGAGATTGCTTATATTGAACAACAGAATAAGTTGCAAGCTGATTGTAAAATTGCCTTTAATGGAGCAACAGTTATTAATCAACGGGCACAACAATTAATTTGCCAACCTTTGGCTTACGAAGATTTACAAGCAGTACTACGATATCTGCAACAAAAAAACTTAACTTTTGACGCTTTAAATGGAGAACAGCGAATTGGTAATTTTGCTAGTACCGATGTTCAACGTCTATGGGGGATGGAACTGATTACTTTAAAAGATCCTTTTATGCGTGTTGCTCAAGAAACTATTTATAAGATTAATGTTAGACCAGAAGTTCAACGATTTGAATCAATAGCCAAAGATATGAAAAAACGCTTTAAAAATTTAAGTTTATTTGAAAGTAATGGTAAAAGAATTGAAATTACAGCAGCAGGAACATCTAAAGGACAGGCCTTAAAACTATTACAAAAATCTGTGGCTTTACCAATTATTGGTATTGGCGATTCTGGTAATGATTTAGCAATGTTTCAAAATTCTGATTTAGCTATATGTATGAATCATGCCACACCAAAGATTAAGGCCCAAGCAAAATTAACTATCGACTATTTTTCTGATTTATTAACTTATGAATCAAAATTTGACCAATTGATTAAGGAGGCAGATAATGTTTAA
- a CDS encoding PTS sugar transporter subunit IIA, with protein MFKFFHKDNNITEPLQVVAAGEVIELSEVSDPVFSQKMMGEGFGVHPTAGEIYAPTAGKITMVADTKHGLGLTSSSGLEILLHMGIDTVELKGVPFKINVNVGEEVQAGQLLGQMNIEAIESAGKDPTIMVVITNTAEVISKLTTNVGNKTNGDVAAEVTIKS; from the coding sequence ATGTTTAAATTTTTTCATAAAGATAATAATATTACTGAACCACTACAAGTTGTGGCAGCAGGTGAAGTTATTGAATTAAGTGAAGTATCAGATCCTGTGTTTTCACAAAAAATGATGGGTGAAGGTTTTGGTGTGCATCCTACTGCTGGTGAAATTTATGCACCTACGGCAGGTAAAATAACGATGGTTGCCGATACTAAACATGGTTTGGGACTAACTTCAAGCAGTGGTTTAGAAATTTTACTACACATGGGTATCGATACGGTTGAATTAAAGGGAGTTCCTTTTAAGATTAATGTTAATGTTGGCGAAGAAGTTCAAGCTGGTCAACTTCTTGGTCAAATGAATATTGAAGCTATTGAGTCTGCTGGCAAAGATCCAACAATTATGGTTGTTATTACGAATACTGCAGAAGTTATTAGTAAACTAACAACAAATGTTGGTAATAAAACAAATGGTGATGTGGCAGCTGAAGTAACAATAAAATCATAA
- a CDS encoding DUF2089 family protein, which produces MDWFLLLTPDEQEFIHQLVLKSGSLKKLASFYQVSYPTVRLRLDRLIEKIKLIENNKSSNFEARIMQLVVDKKLSFDLAKEIIELYKETDR; this is translated from the coding sequence TTGGATTGGTTTTTATTACTAACACCTGATGAGCAAGAGTTTATTCATCAACTAGTTTTGAAATCAGGATCACTAAAGAAATTAGCATCTTTTTATCAAGTTAGTTATCCAACCGTTCGTCTGCGTTTAGACCGCCTTATTGAAAAAATTAAGCTCATTGAAAATAATAAAAGTAGCAACTTTGAAGCACGTATTATGCAGTTGGTTGTAGATAAAAAATTATCATTTGATTTAGCTAAAGAAATTATTGAATTGTATAAGGAGACAGATAGATAA
- a CDS encoding C69 family dipeptidase has product MSQIASSCTTILVGKKATIDGSTMIARTEDHADKPEPQQFIVVEPKDQPQHYQAKLSKLNIDLPDNPLRYTATPDADRSHGIWGGSGINSDNVAMTATETITTNARVLAADPLVKDGLGEEDLLTIVLPYIHSAQDGIQRVGQLLEQYGTYESNGMAFADHDEVWYLETLGGHHWAAIKIPEDAYVVAPNRLNIAEFDFDSPDVRYSTDLPQFIDDYNLNPEGQTVNLRHIFGSSTIKDTHYNNPRAWYVQKFFTPEIEQNPLDQNLPFICHANRKISIEELKWAMSSHYENTPYDRYGTGSAEQKTLFRPIGINRNEESHILQIRNNVPEVVAGIQWLGFGPNTFNTFVPFYTNITDTPAAFRDANATYNPNSAYWLSRTMGVLGDTNYSLYSEYHAQFEQKTLAELRAVILDTDVQIEHSKEAEQLLTKANQKLSDIYIKNSWELLGNMVKSGSERMQLKFTIFD; this is encoded by the coding sequence ATGAGTCAAATTGCTTCATCTTGTACGACAATTTTGGTCGGTAAAAAGGCGACAATTGATGGTTCGACGATGATTGCACGGACTGAAGATCATGCCGATAAGCCCGAACCACAACAATTTATTGTAGTAGAACCAAAAGATCAGCCCCAACATTACCAAGCCAAGTTATCTAAGTTAAATATTGATTTGCCAGATAATCCACTACGATATACTGCAACACCTGATGCAGATCGTTCACATGGCATCTGGGGTGGTTCTGGTATTAATAGTGATAATGTGGCAATGACAGCAACAGAAACAATCACCACTAATGCTCGTGTTTTAGCTGCTGATCCATTAGTAAAGGACGGATTAGGTGAAGAAGATTTATTAACCATTGTTTTACCTTACATTCATTCCGCACAAGATGGTATCCAGCGGGTAGGGCAATTACTAGAACAATATGGCACTTATGAATCCAACGGCATGGCCTTTGCTGATCATGATGAAGTTTGGTATTTAGAGACTTTAGGTGGACATCATTGGGCTGCCATTAAAATTCCTGAAGATGCTTATGTTGTTGCTCCTAATCGGTTGAATATTGCTGAATTTGATTTTGATAGTCCAGATGTCCGTTATTCGACAGATTTACCGCAGTTTATTGATGATTATAATCTAAATCCTGAAGGACAGACTGTTAATTTAAGACATATTTTTGGTTCTTCAACAATTAAAGACACTCACTATAATAATCCGCGGGCATGGTATGTACAAAAGTTCTTTACACCCGAGATAGAACAAAATCCGCTCGATCAAAATTTGCCTTTCATCTGTCATGCCAATCGTAAAATTAGCATTGAAGAGTTAAAGTGGGCAATGAGTTCTCATTATGAAAATACTCCTTATGACCGTTATGGAACCGGAAGCGCTGAACAAAAAACGCTCTTTCGTCCAATTGGAATTAATCGGAATGAAGAAAGTCATATTTTACAAATTCGTAACAATGTGCCGGAAGTGGTGGCTGGTATCCAATGGTTGGGCTTTGGTCCGAATACCTTTAATACCTTTGTTCCGTTTTATACTAATATAACAGATACACCAGCAGCTTTTCGGGATGCGAATGCTACTTACAATCCTAACAGTGCTTATTGGCTCAGTCGCACCATGGGAGTTTTAGGTGATACCAATTATTCTTTGTACAGCGAATATCATGCCCAATTTGAGCAAAAAACTTTAGCAGAATTACGAGCAGTGATTTTAGATACTGATGTGCAAATTGAGCACTCAAAAGAGGCTGAACAATTATTAACAAAAGCTAATCAAAAGTTATCTGATATTTATATTAAAAATAGTTGGGAATTATTAGGGAATATGGTAAAATCCGGTTCCGAACGGATGCAGTTAAAATTCACTATTTTTGATTAA
- a CDS encoding LexA family transcriptional regulator: protein MKKGSDKMGENTLGPIIKEIRKEKNLTQTELGKLTGYSQNTVSNYENQKRALSEKGISKYAAALGTTPQELFMRSQPNNQPHISVSYYTYYDLSDNYPKDVDHLTQSNVRHIALSSDFLGKYAGDKNIFITRVNSETMNKIIPKKSLIAVKKIKNWHELANGDIIIFQNDNGFGIRNYYYDSKTQIISFRPNSFNNLIDELNYRIKQTQNIKILGKVLTYTVNL from the coding sequence ATGAAAAAAGGAAGTGACAAGATGGGAGAAAACACCTTGGGGCCCATCATTAAAGAGATTCGAAAAGAAAAAAATCTCACTCAAACTGAATTAGGAAAGTTGACGGGTTATAGTCAAAATACAGTATCAAATTATGAAAATCAGAAACGTGCACTGAGTGAAAAAGGAATATCCAAATACGCTGCTGCCTTAGGGACAACACCTCAAGAATTATTCATGCGTTCACAACCGAATAATCAGCCCCATATTAGCGTTTCTTATTATACCTATTATGATTTATCTGACAATTACCCTAAAGATGTTGATCATCTTACCCAATCTAATGTGCGCCATATCGCATTATCAAGTGATTTCTTAGGTAAATATGCCGGCGATAAAAATATTTTTATTACCCGTGTTAACTCTGAGACCATGAATAAAATTATTCCAAAAAAATCATTAATTGCAGTTAAAAAAATTAAAAATTGGCATGAATTAGCTAACGGCGATATTATTATTTTTCAAAATGATAATGGATTTGGGATTAGAAACTATTATTATGATTCAAAAACACAAATAATTTCATTTCGGCCTAATTCATTTAATAACCTTATTGATGAACTAAATTACCGCATAAAGCAAACACAAAACATTAAAATTTTGGGCAAAGTGCTTACTTATACAGTTAATCTATAA
- a CDS encoding XRE family transcriptional regulator, with amino-acid sequence MIKLADKKELKEELLQPKTHVRQERLAHEYSTSEMASLIGLKNRRQYEQKEKGKAPFHDYEMLIIAHKFKKSIMYLFYEY; translated from the coding sequence GTGATAAAATTGGCTGATAAAAAAGAATTAAAAGAGGAATTATTACAACCAAAAACCCATGTGCGCCAAGAGCGTTTAGCTCACGAATATAGCACAAGTGAAATGGCATCATTAATTGGTTTAAAAAATCGGCGGCAATATGAACAAAAAGAAAAAGGTAAAGCCCCATTTCATGATTATGAAATGTTAATTATTGCCCATAAATTTAAAAAGAGTATTATGTATTTATTTTATGAATATTAA